The Cyclobacteriaceae bacterium DNA segment ACTAAAACTTGAAGGGTGTAATATACACGACTTTGCACGATCATTTATTGCTGGAAACGTAGCCTCAACGGTTAATGCCATCGAAGTAAATGATTGTATTGTAACCAATGTGCTTACATCTGGTGGCGATTTTATTGATTTCAGAAATACATATGTGGTCGATTTAAAAGTGGTAAACAGCACATTTAATAACAGCTCTCCTGGTCGTGATTTTATCCGCATGGATGCGGCATCCGGTTTTAGTGGTACAGGGCTTAACTCTAATGTGTTAATTGATCATTGTACATTGTATGGCGTATCCAATACTGCCGACAGAATTCTGTATGTACGATTCAATTCAAACTCATTAACGGTTCAGAATACACTCATTGCGGCAACTGACGGATATTATTCGAATCAAGGCGGTACTTCGCAGCCAACATGTTCAAATAATAATTATTTCAGTGCGGCAGGCTTTTATACAGAAGCTTATGTCGCAAACGCTAAGATTGATCTTTCAGCAAATTTCACAACACTGGATCCGGGTTTTGCCGATGCGGCCAATGGAGACTTTACCATTTCCAATCAGTCGCTTATAGACAGACAAGTGGGTGATCCGAGATGGAGAAATTAACAGGTTTGGTTAAAGTAGAGTTAGGTTAGTGTGACAAGGGGTGTGAATTCACACCCTTTGTTTTACATCTGAGTGGTAGTTAGAATGAGAAATTGCTTTAAAAGATATCTCTGTTTGATTGTGTTAGGAATCATGAGTGGATGCTCATCATCCGACCCGGAACCAAAAGTTGAAGGGCCAACTCCGGTTGAAGAAGAGGCATTTGCTTTTCCGGGTGCTGATGGTTTTGGATATAAAACCACAGGTGGAAGAGGTGGCCAGGTGATTAAAGTAACTAACCTGAATGATTCTGGTGTTGGGAGTTTGCGCGCAGCTATTAGTGCATCGGGTGCGCGCATTGTCGTGTTCGAAGTTTCAGGTACCATCGAATTGCTCAGTAACCTCAATATTACTAATCCGAACATTACCATTGCCGGACAAACCGCTCCGGGTGATGGCATCACCATAAAAAACTATCCGGTATTTGTGGGTGCCGACAATGTGATTATCCGCTTTTTGCGTTTTCGGTTGGGTAATGAAAAGCAAATTGAAGGCGATGCCATCTGGGGACGCTTCAAGAAAAATATCATCATCGATCATTGCTCCATGAGTTGGTGCACCGATGAAACGGCCTCGTTTTATGCCAACCAGGATTTCACACTGCAGTGGTGCATTATTTCTGAAAGCCTTAATGAATCGTTGCACGATAAAGGAGCACACGGCTACGGTGGTATTTGGGGAGGTGATCGCGCCAGTTTTCATCACAACCTCATCGCGCATCATAAAAGTCGTACACCGCGATTTAATGGCTTTCGGTCAGGCACCTACAGTGCAGGCAATCCGTATCCAAACGAACATGTGGATTACCGTAACAATGTAGTGTACAACTGGGTGGGTGAGGGCACGTATGGTGGAGAAAACGGGAATTACAATATAGTGAACAACTACTATAAACCCGGACCAGCCACCACGTCTAATCAATCCCGCATTTTGGTAGCCTATAAAGAAGTGTTTCAAGATCGTACCGGAGATGGTAAGTTTTATATCGATGGGAATTATGTTCATGGCAGTGCTTCGGTTACGGCTAACAATTGGAGTGGGGTAACTTTTAAAAATGGCGCGACAGAATTGGCTTCAAAGCTGAGCACCCCATTGGAATTTACCATGATCACCCAACATACCGCCCAAGAAGCCTATGAAAAAGTATTGGCGCATGCAGGTGCCAGCCTTAAGCGCGATGCGGTTGATATACGTGTGATAGAGGAAGTAAGTACGGGAACGGCAACCTACAACGGCTCCGAGACAGGACTTCCGGGTGTTATCGACAGTCAGGAAGATGTTGGTGGGTGGCCTGAATTGGAAAGTCTTACACCTCCACTTGATTCGGATGGCGATGGAATGCCCGATGAGTGGGAAATTGAAATGAAACTCGATCCGAATAAAGCCAATGCCAACGGAAGAGAGTTGAGTACGGCTTATGATAACATTGAAGTGTATTTGAATAGCCTTGTGGCCGAACTTATCAGTAATCAGCAATGAAAGTAAAG contains these protein-coding regions:
- a CDS encoding pectate lyase, with the protein product MSGCSSSDPEPKVEGPTPVEEEAFAFPGADGFGYKTTGGRGGQVIKVTNLNDSGVGSLRAAISASGARIVVFEVSGTIELLSNLNITNPNITIAGQTAPGDGITIKNYPVFVGADNVIIRFLRFRLGNEKQIEGDAIWGRFKKNIIIDHCSMSWCTDETASFYANQDFTLQWCIISESLNESLHDKGAHGYGGIWGGDRASFHHNLIAHHKSRTPRFNGFRSGTYSAGNPYPNEHVDYRNNVVYNWVGEGTYGGENGNYNIVNNYYKPGPATTSNQSRILVAYKEVFQDRTGDGKFYIDGNYVHGSASVTANNWSGVTFKNGATELASKLSTPLEFTMITQHTAQEAYEKVLAHAGASLKRDAVDIRVIEEVSTGTATYNGSETGLPGVIDSQEDVGGWPELESLTPPLDSDGDGMPDEWEIEMKLDPNKANANGRELSTAYDNIEVYLNSLVAELISNQQ